The genomic segment TCAGCGCGATATTGCGCAAAGGCGCCGCGCGGAACACATATTCCTCGCCCGCCGTCTCGGTGACCTTGAACCGCCCGGTATCGCCCTCGGGCAGGATCTCGGCGCCGGGGGTCTCGACCACGCCGAACGGATAATAGCCGTTGCCGCCGAAGTTGATGCCGTTGTGGCAGGCCGCGCAGCCGGTCTCGACAAAGAGCTTCAGCCCGGCCTTCTCCTGATCCGACATCGCCCCGTCATTGCCGAGCAGGAACTGGTCGAACTTCGAATTGGGCGTCACCAGAGTGGCCTCGAAAGCCTCCACCGCAAGCGCGAAATTGTCGAAGGAAATCGGGTCGTTGACCCCCGGGAAAGCGGCCGCGAACGCGTCCACATAGCCCGGCATCGAACTCAGCGTCGCCACCACATTCTCGGGCGTGTTGTTCATCTCGACGCCGGCCTGCACCGGCCCCTTGGCCTGCGCGGCAAGGTCAGGCGCGCGCCCGTCCCAGAATTGCGCGATATTATAGACCGCGTTGAGCATCGTCGGCGCGTTGCGCGGCCCCTTCTGCCAGCCATGCCCGATCGAGGTTTCGAGCCCGTCGACCCCGCCGATGCCGACATTGTGGCACGACTGGCACGAGAACAGCCCCGAGCGCGACATCCGCGGATCGAAGAACAGCATCTTGCCAAGCTCGACCCGCTCGCGGCTCATCACATTGGCGTCGCCAAGCTGGGGCGCCTGCATCGGGATGATCTCGAAATTCTCCTTCGCCAGCGCGCGCAGCTCCGCGTCATCGGCGAGCGCCGCGCCCGCGAGGGTGAGCGGCACCAGCGCCGTGCCGACCGCCACTGCCATCCGTCTTGACCGTTTCATGAGGTTTTCCTCCGTAGCTCCGAAAGGTAGAACCCTTCTAAACTCACGGATGCGTGAGCGGATTTGA from the Rhodobacter xanthinilyticus genome contains:
- a CDS encoding cytochrome-c peroxidase, which codes for MKRSRRMAVAVGTALVPLTLAGAALADDAELRALAKENFEIIPMQAPQLGDANVMSRERVELGKMLFFDPRMSRSGLFSCQSCHNVGIGGVDGLETSIGHGWQKGPRNAPTMLNAVYNIAQFWDGRAPDLAAQAKGPVQAGVEMNNTPENVVATLSSMPGYVDAFAAAFPGVNDPISFDNFALAVEAFEATLVTPNSKFDQFLLGNDGAMSDQEKAGLKLFVETGCAACHNGINFGGNGYYPFGVVETPGAEILPEGDTGRFKVTETAGEEYVFRAAPLRNIALTAPYFHSGKVWDLREAVAVMANSQLGAALEPGQIDDIVAFLGTLTGEQPEVVHPILPVRGADTPKPEPM